TAAGGAATTTCTTCATTGATTTCAGTCTGAGGAAGATAACCAAGAAAGAATCCGGGAAGTAGAGAATCTACTGAAGAAGAATGCTGACTGGATCTGGGACTGGTCCAGTCGTCCTGAGAACAACCCACCAAAGTGCATAGTACCTCGTAATTATATACAGTAGGGCCCAATGTTCATAATGCTGAAGATGGAAATTGAAtgtagagagagaacattttgGCACAACTGAATTGTATAGATAATTTTAGAGGTCTTAGTGGCTGAGAGACTTATTTTAAAACAAActccctgcaattctacacattttgacatgcAACTGCGAGGAAATGTTGcaaatgtcctgcaattctacatattctACCATGGAGCTGAAAAAAAAATCTTGCCGTTTTAaaactaatttcctgcaattatatGCATTTTGCCATAGCTAATGCTGTATTCTTTTGCTCAAACATAAAAACAAAATAATTACTGCTAAAGTCATTGTTTTGGGAattttacattttccctgactgtctagcttttattttggtgatttgtAAATTCTCAAAGATTATATTATATATGAAAAAATAATGGTCCATAATCTTTATACAACGAGTGTGTCTAATCATGAATGCTGAtgggttaaaaccgcattccagctggtgtctattccacaacgTACCACCGACTAATTCTATGACGTTAACATTTcctgtgcaatccactgtctcatcagcccagccaggcaatttatcaacttctccactataaaaacatttaaacattatctcacatttattttagtcttaacatttagttttcaacagtggagatttgtataaaccttgctgtctgtctctgacatttgcaacattgtttcaatattcaaattacATCTCCAGCTGTCCTGTATTAATGAACGTGTgagggatgagacagacaggcagcatttctcagccagtagaaatcatgaatcagcataatttttatggatatatatcaatagaaaacaggtcaagCAATACGAATTGCAGCTAGTTTGAtttctttccagcttcagtttgaagtgattgtgttagttgtgttgttggctagcgCCTCTGAACAACCATGTCCTGACGAGCCCATTTTCTATGCCGGGCGAAACTGTTCACCATTAGCTCATTGTTGTGGATggatccaaataaatgtcactagaaaacagcttaaacaaactcAAATGCATTTACTTAGcggttattctggctgcactttttgacgtgactgtaaattagtcgtagttggctagctggcaagtaagggataagaatgttgccagccagtatggcaatggaatatttagaacgaacgactgggttgtGTCCATACATGAAGAACAAAaacactgaacgactgggttgcgtctATGGCAaacgaaccgatagaacgaacgaccagtcggcttgggtagcaaccctagatttgtgtcgggactatatcttgtggaaggatgaaataataTGAATACATTAATCAAAATAACGCTTTTAATGgaaatatgtaaatcattatttgaaaatgttggtaacccgttgtataaaagtgataatgctctCGAAGtctgtgtttggaggatatattggcacggtttacCGGCCCGCGacgacttttcccacattttgttaggttacagccgtattcaaaaatgtattaaatcattttttccctcgtcaatctacacacaataccccataatgacaaagcaaaaacaggtttttagacatttttgttaatttataaaaaataaaaactgaaatacacatttacataattattcagaccctttactcagtactttgttgaagcatctttggcagcgattacagcatcgagtcttcttgggtatgacgctacacgcttggcacacctgtatttggggagtttctcccattcttctctgcagatcctctcgagctctgtcaggtgttgctgcacagctattttcaggtctctccagagatgttcaaacctgttttcactttgtcattgtggggtattgtgtgaagattgcagaggatttttattttattttatcaattttagagtacggttgtaacgtaataaaatgtggaaaaagtctgagtactttctgaaggcactatatatctggttttagtcgttTTAATTTTACACTGAAAGGGTTTTTCCATACCCACTGTTTAGACTTAGGCGACCAGAAAAAATGCTTAGGCGGCCCACCCAAGAATTTCAATCGCAGAAAGATACCTGTAATCACTGATTTAATATAAGATTTACTAACCCAGTTGtaactgtgttgtgtctctgtaGGGAGTTTCTGCTGAAACACCCCAGGCGCTCAGCCTCGCTCAGCATCAGGAAGACCAGCGTCATGAAGAAGGGAGGCGTTCTCTCCCCTGACTTCCTCAAGCTTTTCCTTCCTTCATTATTCATTTCTCATATACTCGCAGTTGGCCTGGGGTAAGGGACTGAGCATTTTGTAACTTAAACACAGTACAAATACATGCAGTCTATTGAATACTTTCAAAGCTGCCTTTTACTATTCCTAAAAGTATGGTGCCCCAGATGGGTGtcgaattgttttgtattttagcTAAATGCCTTTTGAGAGTTGTAATACAATAAAGCAAACACTACCCTGTTGAGGAAATGTAGGCTTTGTGAAAGCTTGCCGCTGGCCATGGATAGATATTTCAGAGTAGCCATGATAAATTTTGACTTGAATCAAAATAATATTTTGAATGGCCCTTTGCTATTTTGTTCTTCTTCTCAGGATATACATTGGGAGGCGCCTCAGCACATACAGCACCTACTGAAGCTGACGCTGCATTATGACACCACTGACTCATACAGCTGGCATGCC
This portion of the Salvelinus namaycush isolate Seneca chromosome 22, SaNama_1.0, whole genome shotgun sequence genome encodes:
- the LOC120017664 gene encoding BCL2/adenovirus E1B 19 kDa protein-interacting protein 3-like, which gives rise to MSLQKEIPYEENLQGSWVELHYNIGSGSQVCQEQISTTTLDVDLEKLLLDAQHESSRSTSRGSSQCDSPLRSQTPLLLFRGSEGNSSQSEEDNQERIREVENLLKKNADWIWDWSSRPENNPPKEFLLKHPRRSASLSIRKTSVMKKGGVLSPDFLKLFLPSLFISHILAVGLGIYIGRRLSTYSTY